The following proteins are co-located in the Polymorphospora rubra genome:
- a CDS encoding acetylxylan esterase — protein MALFDLPLDRLWTYRPEVAAPADLDSFWATTLAEARAAAVPVEARRVETALRGVTTYDVTFTGFAGQPVRAWLNLPAAASGPLPLVVEFIGYGGGRGRPHEWLLWSAAGYAHLVMDTRGQGGMWRAGDTPDPGPDGAGPSVPGFLTRGVLDPAGYYYRRLLTDAVRAVDIAPELPGVDASRLAVVGGSQGGGLALAAASLSDGPVRAVVSQVPFLCHVRRAVTITDADPYAELVRFCRVHPERAATALSTVDHVDLLHLVPRATAPALFSAALMDQTCPPSTVFAAYHAYAGPKEIEVYEWDGHEGGRAHFAARSLDFVAAHLP, from the coding sequence ATGGCGTTGTTCGATCTTCCGCTGGACCGGCTGTGGACCTACCGGCCGGAGGTGGCCGCACCGGCCGATCTGGACAGTTTCTGGGCCACGACGCTCGCCGAGGCGCGCGCCGCGGCCGTACCCGTCGAGGCGCGCCGAGTGGAGACCGCGTTGCGCGGTGTGACGACGTACGACGTGACGTTCACCGGCTTCGCCGGCCAGCCGGTGCGGGCCTGGCTCAACCTGCCGGCGGCCGCGTCCGGGCCGCTTCCCCTCGTCGTCGAGTTCATCGGGTACGGCGGTGGCCGGGGCCGGCCGCACGAGTGGCTGCTGTGGTCGGCGGCCGGCTACGCCCACCTGGTGATGGACACCCGTGGCCAGGGCGGGATGTGGCGGGCCGGGGACACCCCCGACCCGGGGCCGGACGGCGCCGGGCCCTCGGTGCCGGGGTTCCTGACCCGTGGGGTGCTCGACCCGGCCGGCTACTACTACCGGCGGCTGCTGACCGACGCGGTGCGGGCCGTCGACATCGCCCCGGAACTGCCCGGCGTCGACGCGTCGCGGCTGGCCGTGGTGGGCGGCAGCCAGGGCGGCGGGCTGGCGCTGGCGGCGGCGTCGCTGTCGGACGGCCCGGTGCGGGCGGTCGTGTCGCAGGTTCCGTTCCTGTGTCACGTACGGCGGGCGGTGACGATCACCGACGCCGACCCGTACGCCGAACTGGTGCGCTTCTGCCGGGTCCACCCGGAGCGGGCGGCCACCGCGCTGTCCACCGTGGACCATGTGGATCTGCTGCACCTGGTGCCCCGGGCGACCGCACCGGCACTGTTCAGTGCGGCGCTGATGGACCAGACCTGTCCGCCGTCGACGGTGTTCGCGGCCTACCACGCGTACGCGGGGCCGAAGGAGATCGAGGTCTACGAGTGGGACGGGCACGAGGGCGGCCGGGCGCACTTCGCCGCCCGCAGCCTGGACTTCGTCGCGGCACATCTGCCCTGA
- a CDS encoding family 16 glycosylhydrolase, with translation MLVAPQTSGTALAAPGPLTWSDEFNGPAGSAPDPSKWSYDIGGGGWGNNEQQYYTNSRSNSALDGNGNLVITARRENPANYNCHYGRCQYTSARLLTANKFTQAYGRFEARIKVPRGQGIWPAFWMLGDNIGSVGWPNSGEIDIMENIGREPSTVHGTLHGPGYSAGDSITSSYTLPGGRRLADDFHVYTVDWAPDSITWYIDGIQYGRKTPADLRGNRWVFDHPFFMILNVAVGGYWPGYPDGSTQFPQQMTIDYVRVYAHQNNGGGGGNAIVGYANKCIDVPGGNSVDGARLQLWTCNGTAAQNWTAPGDGTLRALGKCMDVAWGSTANGAAIQLANCSGNPAQQFVLSAAGDLVNPQANKCVDVSAYNSADGTPLQLWECNGGANQKWRRA, from the coding sequence ATGCTGGTGGCACCGCAGACGTCCGGCACCGCGCTGGCCGCACCCGGCCCGCTGACCTGGTCGGACGAGTTCAACGGGCCGGCCGGCAGCGCACCGGACCCGAGCAAGTGGTCGTACGACATCGGCGGCGGCGGCTGGGGCAACAACGAGCAGCAGTACTACACCAACAGCCGCAGCAACTCCGCACTCGACGGCAACGGCAACCTGGTGATCACCGCCCGCCGGGAGAACCCGGCCAACTACAACTGCCACTACGGCCGCTGTCAGTACACCTCGGCCCGGCTGCTGACGGCCAACAAGTTCACCCAGGCGTACGGGCGTTTCGAGGCCCGGATCAAGGTGCCGCGCGGCCAGGGCATCTGGCCGGCGTTCTGGATGCTGGGCGACAACATCGGCAGCGTCGGGTGGCCCAACTCGGGCGAGATCGACATCATGGAGAACATCGGCCGCGAGCCGAGCACCGTACACGGCACGCTGCACGGCCCCGGCTACTCCGCCGGCGACAGCATCACCAGCAGCTACACCCTGCCCGGCGGTCGGCGGCTCGCCGACGACTTCCACGTCTACACCGTCGACTGGGCACCGGACTCGATCACCTGGTACATCGACGGCATCCAGTACGGCCGCAAGACGCCCGCCGACCTCCGCGGCAACCGCTGGGTCTTCGACCACCCGTTCTTCATGATCCTCAACGTGGCGGTGGGCGGCTACTGGCCCGGCTACCCCGACGGCAGCACCCAGTTCCCGCAGCAGATGACGATCGACTACGTACGCGTCTACGCCCACCAGAACAACGGCGGGGGCGGCGGCAACGCCATCGTCGGCTACGCCAACAAGTGCATCGACGTACCCGGCGGCAACTCCGTGGACGGCGCCCGGCTCCAGCTCTGGACCTGCAACGGCACCGCCGCGCAGAACTGGACCGCCCCCGGCGACGGCACGCTGCGCGCGCTGGGCAAGTGCATGGACGTGGCGTGGGGCTCGACCGCCAACGGTGCGGCGATCCAGCTGGCCAACTGCAGCGGTAATCCGGCACAGCAGTTCGTGCTGAGTGCGGCCGGCGACCTGGTCAACCCGCAGGCCAACAAGTGCGTGGACGTGTCCGCCTACAACTCCGCCGACGGCACCCCGCTCCAGCTCTGGGAGTGCAACGGCGGCGCCAACCAGAAGTGGCGCCGCGCCTGA
- a CDS encoding TrmH family RNA methyltransferase codes for MRDNATELRVTTRNARFQQWSALLENRNRRHRAGEFLVQGVRPITMAVRHGWEIRALLHDRDVPLSRWAREILDATPATRVAMAPALLAELGEKTEAPPELVAVVGLPADDLERIPAAPDLLAVVFDRPTNPGNIGTLLRSADAFGASGVIVTGHAADVYDPRAVRASTGSLFAVPAVRLSSAEPVLDWLDALWAAGIEVGVVATDERADVDLPDADLTGPTLLLVGNETTGLSAAWRERADRTVRIPMGGSASSLNAATAASIVLYEAARQRSTGQAG; via the coding sequence GTGCGTGACAACGCGACCGAGCTGCGGGTCACCACCCGCAACGCCCGCTTCCAGCAGTGGTCCGCCCTGCTGGAGAACCGCAACCGCCGCCACCGCGCCGGCGAGTTCCTGGTGCAGGGCGTACGTCCGATCACCATGGCGGTCCGCCACGGGTGGGAGATCCGTGCGCTGCTCCACGACCGCGATGTGCCGCTGTCCCGCTGGGCCCGCGAGATCCTCGACGCGACGCCGGCCACCCGGGTCGCGATGGCGCCGGCGCTGCTCGCCGAGCTGGGCGAGAAGACCGAGGCGCCGCCGGAACTGGTCGCCGTCGTCGGTCTGCCCGCCGACGACCTGGAACGGATCCCGGCCGCCCCCGACCTGCTCGCGGTGGTCTTCGACCGGCCCACGAACCCGGGCAACATCGGTACGCTGCTGCGTTCGGCGGACGCGTTCGGTGCCTCCGGCGTGATCGTCACCGGCCACGCCGCCGACGTCTACGATCCCCGGGCCGTACGCGCCAGCACCGGTTCGCTGTTCGCCGTACCGGCGGTCCGGCTGTCCTCGGCCGAGCCAGTGCTGGACTGGTTGGATGCCCTGTGGGCCGCCGGGATCGAGGTCGGCGTGGTCGCCACCGACGAGCGGGCCGACGTCGACCTGCCGGACGCCGACCTGACCGGCCCGACGTTGCTGCTCGTCGGCAACGAGACCACCGGCCTCAGCGCCGCGTGGCGGGAACGGGCCGACCGTACGGTCCGGATCCCGATGGGTGGGTCGGCCAGTTCCCTCAATGCCGCCACCGCCGCCTCGATCGTGCTGTACGAGGCGGCCCGGCAGCGGTCGACGGGTCAGGCGGGCTGA
- a CDS encoding ATP-binding protein: MTDAEQHPPRTVMPIEPPPLLTETFDRDQVTDLRHVVASCATAAGLAGQRLDDFVLAVNELITNAVRHGGGQGRLRLWSQQGTVLCEVSDAGGGIAAERLDNRDRPAPHTAGGWGLWLADQLSDEMVVRTGPEGTTVRISAALGPDPVAAEPGD; the protein is encoded by the coding sequence ATGACCGACGCAGAGCAGCATCCACCGCGTACGGTTATGCCCATCGAACCTCCGCCGCTGCTCACCGAGACCTTCGACCGTGACCAGGTGACAGACCTGCGTCACGTCGTCGCGTCGTGCGCGACGGCCGCCGGGCTCGCCGGTCAGCGGCTCGACGATTTCGTGCTGGCCGTCAACGAGCTGATCACCAACGCGGTACGCCACGGCGGGGGTCAGGGCCGGCTGCGGCTGTGGAGCCAGCAGGGCACCGTCCTGTGCGAGGTGTCCGACGCCGGTGGCGGGATCGCCGCCGAGCGGCTCGACAACCGGGACCGCCCCGCACCGCACACCGCCGGCGGCTGGGGACTGTGGCTCGCCGACCAGCTCAGCGACGAGATGGTGGTGCGGACCGGCCCGGAGGGCACGACGGTGCGGATCAGCGCGGCGCTCGGCCCCGACCCGGTCGCCGCCGAGCCCGGCGACTGA
- the macS gene encoding MacS family sensor histidine kinase: protein MTTVGPGGLQQPMWRAIAVFRFAALAYVLAIVARDVRDYARPLAVLPVLAVLIGWTVATAYAYARPAWRRWPLLGADLLISVAVLVVTPWVVGRAALNDGAPTLGVAWQAGPVLTWAVSGGRRRGVVAALVVGGADLAVRERLTQSSLTGTALMLLAALAVGHVVRLTSAAEERWQRAVALEAATREREAATRERERLARGIHDSVLQVLALVQRRGAHLDGEAGELARLAGEQETALRALIAREPSGDDDGQLLDLRPLVGRYTSPLVSVAAPATPVRLPAGAAREIGAAVGAALDNVERHCGPQARAWVLVEDEGGAVTVSVRDEGPGLPAGRLDEAAAQGRLGVAQSIRGRIADLGGTVTITSVVGEGTEVELTVPRLDG from the coding sequence ATGACGACGGTGGGGCCGGGCGGCCTGCAACAGCCCATGTGGCGGGCCATCGCGGTGTTCCGGTTCGCGGCGCTGGCGTACGTGCTGGCGATCGTCGCCCGGGACGTGCGCGACTACGCGCGGCCGCTGGCCGTACTGCCGGTGCTCGCCGTACTGATCGGCTGGACCGTCGCCACCGCGTACGCGTACGCCCGGCCGGCCTGGCGCCGGTGGCCGCTGCTCGGTGCCGACCTGCTGATCTCCGTCGCGGTCCTGGTGGTCACGCCGTGGGTCGTCGGTCGGGCCGCGCTGAACGACGGCGCACCCACCCTCGGCGTGGCCTGGCAGGCCGGACCGGTGCTGACCTGGGCGGTGTCGGGCGGGCGTCGCCGTGGAGTGGTCGCCGCGCTGGTGGTCGGCGGCGCCGACCTGGCCGTACGGGAACGGCTGACCCAGTCGTCGCTGACCGGCACCGCGCTGATGCTGCTCGCCGCGCTCGCGGTCGGACACGTCGTACGGCTGACCAGCGCCGCTGAGGAACGGTGGCAGCGGGCGGTGGCGTTGGAGGCGGCGACCCGGGAGCGGGAGGCCGCGACCCGGGAGCGGGAACGGTTGGCCCGGGGGATCCACGACTCGGTGCTCCAGGTGCTCGCGTTGGTCCAGCGGCGGGGTGCGCACCTCGACGGTGAGGCCGGGGAACTCGCCCGGCTGGCCGGCGAGCAGGAGACGGCGCTGCGCGCGTTGATCGCGCGGGAACCGTCCGGCGATGACGACGGGCAGCTCCTGGACCTGCGTCCGCTGGTCGGCCGTTACACCTCGCCGCTGGTGTCGGTCGCCGCGCCGGCCACCCCGGTACGGTTGCCGGCCGGGGCCGCCCGGGAGATCGGGGCGGCGGTCGGTGCGGCGCTCGACAACGTCGAGCGGCACTGTGGTCCGCAGGCCCGGGCGTGGGTGCTGGTGGAGGACGAGGGCGGCGCGGTGACCGTGTCGGTCCGCGACGAGGGGCCCGGCCTGCCCGCCGGCCGGCTGGACGAGGCGGCCGCCCAGGGGCGGCTCGGCGTCGCCCAGTCGATCCGCGGCCGGATCGCCGATCTCGGTGGCACGGTCACCATCACCTCGGTGGTGGGCGAGGGAACCGAGGTGGAACTCACGGTCCCTAGGCTGGACGGATGA
- a CDS encoding response regulator has protein sequence MVVDDHPMWRQGVARDLDEAGYEVVATTGEGRQAVRIAGATRPDVVVLDLQLPDISGVEVIHGLVAAVPGVRVLMLSASGEQQSVLDAVKAGATGYLVKSAAPHEFIEAVRRTAAGDAVFTPGLAGLVLGEYRRLATEPEATDDAGTPRLTDRETEVLRLVAKGMSYKQIAQRLGLSHRTVQNHVQNTLGKLQLHNRVELTRYAIERGLD, from the coding sequence ATGGTGGTCGACGACCATCCGATGTGGCGTCAGGGTGTGGCGCGCGATCTCGACGAGGCCGGCTACGAGGTGGTGGCGACCACCGGCGAGGGGCGCCAGGCGGTCCGCATCGCCGGGGCCACCCGTCCCGACGTCGTGGTCCTGGATCTCCAACTGCCGGACATCTCCGGCGTCGAGGTGATCCACGGCCTGGTCGCGGCCGTACCCGGGGTCCGGGTGCTGATGCTGTCGGCCAGCGGCGAGCAGCAGAGCGTGCTCGACGCGGTGAAGGCCGGCGCGACGGGTTACCTGGTCAAGTCGGCGGCGCCGCACGAGTTCATCGAGGCGGTACGGCGTACCGCCGCCGGCGACGCCGTCTTCACCCCTGGGCTCGCCGGGCTGGTGCTGGGGGAGTACCGGCGGCTGGCCACCGAGCCGGAGGCGACCGACGATGCCGGTACGCCCCGGCTCACCGACCGGGAGACCGAGGTGCTGCGGCTGGTGGCGAAGGGGATGTCGTACAAGCAGATCGCCCAGCGGCTCGGCCTGTCGCACCGTACGGTGCAGAACCACGTGCAGAACACGCTGGGCAAACTCCAGTTGCACAACCGGGTGGAACTGACCCGGTACGCGATTGAGCGTGGCCTGGACTGA
- a CDS encoding DUF5709 domain-containing protein yields MRADEYPKPVSDPEADGIPRYADDDSNAKDDVDTGRESDGPDPATLPADGPTAVESFGTTAEEQLHGESLDAKIAREQVDAQVDEPLGTPADPRLADEATSEEAAAQAQFDSDVLNPGPTSDPSSQVSIYDNGSLDSSIGGTVGRLVEADEGLETDRETDSIAHDAGAAGGGASEEELAIHETEPPPLH; encoded by the coding sequence ATGCGTGCTGACGAGTATCCGAAGCCGGTCTCCGACCCGGAGGCCGACGGCATCCCCCGGTATGCCGACGACGACTCCAACGCCAAGGACGACGTCGACACCGGCCGGGAGTCCGACGGCCCCGACCCGGCCACGCTGCCGGCCGACGGGCCGACGGCGGTCGAGAGCTTCGGCACCACGGCCGAGGAGCAGCTGCACGGCGAGTCGCTGGACGCCAAGATCGCCCGCGAGCAGGTCGATGCCCAGGTCGACGAACCCCTCGGTACCCCGGCCGATCCCAGGTTGGCCGACGAGGCGACCAGCGAGGAGGCCGCCGCACAGGCGCAGTTCGACTCCGACGTGCTCAACCCGGGCCCGACGTCCGACCCGTCGTCCCAGGTGTCGATCTACGACAACGGGAGCCTGGACAGTTCCATCGGCGGGACGGTCGGCCGGCTGGTCGAGGCCGACGAGGGCCTGGAGACCGACCGGGAAACCGACTCGATCGCCCACGACGCGGGCGCGGCCGGCGGCGGCGCGAGCGAGGAGGAACTGGCGATCCACGAGACCGAACCACCGCCGCTGCACTGA
- a CDS encoding SigB/SigF/SigG family RNA polymerase sigma factor, with protein MPVATVSTDSRLLDELAESYAARLAGLAPDDAERGRLRDRLVHAALPLAARLARRYQGRGEPLEDLEQVARLGLLKAVDRYDPRRGAFTGFAAITMAGELRRHFRDRTWGVHVPRRMQERSMEVSRVSAELTTELHRAPTTAELADRMGTGTADIRTAQETSAAYSAMSLNAPTHADSTGELVDQLGDPDGNLDSVDDRLTVSALLCRLPARERRILALRFYGNHTQAEIAAELGISQMHVSRLLSRALVWLREAMLSDAPLRWQAGVVPTDARDLSVRVRLVGAVAVVAVAGEVDRDNAGLLRDRLLEAVRRPVQEVAVDLGGVPFIDAAGISAILVGFEAGRGAGVRLRITAPRPQVLRTLQVAGLQPLLDPTQPRPAD; from the coding sequence ATGCCCGTTGCGACCGTATCGACCGATTCCCGCCTGCTCGACGAACTGGCCGAGTCCTACGCGGCCCGTCTCGCCGGACTCGCACCCGACGACGCCGAGCGGGGCCGGCTACGGGACCGGCTGGTCCACGCCGCGCTGCCGCTGGCCGCCCGGCTGGCCCGCCGCTACCAGGGGCGGGGCGAACCCCTGGAGGACCTGGAGCAGGTGGCCCGGCTCGGCCTGCTCAAGGCCGTCGACCGCTACGACCCCCGGCGCGGCGCCTTCACCGGCTTCGCCGCCATCACCATGGCCGGCGAACTGCGGCGGCACTTCCGTGACCGCACCTGGGGCGTGCACGTACCGCGCCGGATGCAGGAGCGCAGCATGGAGGTCAGCCGGGTCTCCGCGGAGCTGACCACCGAACTGCACCGGGCGCCGACCACGGCCGAACTGGCCGACCGGATGGGCACCGGCACCGCGGACATCCGTACGGCGCAGGAGACCTCCGCCGCCTACAGCGCGATGTCGCTGAACGCGCCGACCCACGCCGACTCCACCGGCGAGTTGGTCGACCAGCTCGGCGACCCCGACGGCAACCTCGACTCCGTCGACGACCGGCTGACCGTCAGCGCGCTGCTGTGCCGGCTGCCGGCCCGCGAGCGGCGGATCCTCGCCCTGCGGTTCTACGGCAACCACACCCAGGCCGAGATCGCCGCCGAACTGGGCATCTCGCAGATGCACGTGTCCCGGCTGCTGAGCCGGGCGCTGGTCTGGTTGCGGGAGGCGATGCTCAGCGACGCGCCGTTGCGCTGGCAGGCCGGGGTGGTGCCGACCGACGCGCGGGACCTGTCGGTGCGGGTCCGGCTCGTCGGGGCGGTCGCGGTGGTCGCGGTCGCCGGCGAGGTCGACCGGGACAACGCCGGCCTGCTGCGGGACCGGTTGCTGGAAGCGGTCCGCCGACCCGTCCAGGAGGTCGCCGTCGACCTGGGTGGGGTGCCCTTCATCGACGCGGCCGGTATCTCGGCGATCCTGGTCGGCTTCGAGGCCGGGCGAGGCGCCGGGGTCCGGCTGCGGATCACCGCGCCCCGGCCGCAGGTGCTGCGTACCCTCCAGGTCGCCGGGCTGCAGCCGCTGCTCGATCCGACCCAGCCCCGGCCCGCCGACTGA
- a CDS encoding ANTAR domain-containing protein, producing the protein MTHGPEPLAALVAQLRAERDGLRTAMRSRAIIEQAKGVLMARERITADEAFARLRHVSQRTNVRLVEVAARTVARAAPPPTVGRLRAAAARSSSPAENGTATAPPDRAVAGADRLAAHTRHLLTVTRVDAAAGYDDLVDALAEPGPEWPDPGAVVLALAEPDGALRVVAARGVPAELASQWARIPPQLDTPLTDAARGRTAILLPDRERVRQAYPRLLELNERLAACVALPLTRHGTLLGVVGLTWRTAVDLDHARVSYLMAGADAVARGVARLAPGTGTGGASPDWIRAMLDASVVPAAALRPRRSGTGLADFEFAWCNDLASRCADRHGVRLADTTLLTALPDTGPRELFPLCRDVLADGEPRSLAEVRLPAARTGGPDGRYEVRAARLGDLVLMSWREAPEGRPDAVRGAAGTDRFGAGGRPSGRRPAPGRPS; encoded by the coding sequence GTGACCCACGGGCCGGAGCCGCTCGCCGCCCTCGTCGCGCAGCTCCGGGCGGAACGCGACGGCCTGCGGACCGCCATGCGCAGCCGGGCGATCATCGAACAGGCCAAGGGCGTGCTGATGGCCCGTGAGCGGATCACCGCCGACGAGGCGTTCGCCCGGCTGCGCCACGTGTCGCAACGGACCAACGTCCGGCTGGTCGAGGTGGCCGCCCGTACCGTCGCCCGGGCCGCCCCGCCGCCGACCGTCGGCCGGCTCCGGGCCGCCGCCGCCCGGTCGTCGTCGCCGGCCGAGAACGGTACGGCCACCGCGCCGCCGGACCGGGCCGTCGCCGGTGCCGACCGGCTCGCGGCGCACACCCGGCACCTGCTGACGGTCACCCGCGTCGACGCGGCCGCCGGGTACGACGACCTGGTGGACGCGCTGGCGGAACCCGGCCCGGAGTGGCCGGATCCCGGCGCGGTCGTGCTCGCGCTGGCCGAACCCGACGGGGCGCTGCGGGTCGTCGCCGCCCGCGGGGTACCGGCCGAGCTGGCCAGCCAGTGGGCCCGGATACCGCCCCAGCTCGACACCCCGCTGACCGACGCCGCCCGCGGCCGGACCGCGATCCTGCTGCCGGACCGGGAACGGGTGCGGCAGGCGTATCCGAGACTGCTGGAGCTGAACGAGCGCCTGGCCGCCTGCGTCGCGCTGCCGCTCACCCGGCACGGGACCCTGCTCGGGGTGGTCGGCCTGACCTGGCGGACGGCCGTCGACCTCGACCACGCCCGGGTGTCGTACCTGATGGCCGGCGCGGACGCGGTCGCCCGCGGCGTGGCGCGGCTGGCCCCCGGGACCGGCACCGGCGGGGCGTCGCCGGACTGGATCAGGGCCATGCTCGACGCGAGCGTGGTGCCGGCCGCCGCGCTCCGCCCGCGCCGGTCGGGCACCGGCCTGGCCGACTTCGAGTTCGCGTGGTGCAACGACCTGGCGTCGCGCTGCGCCGACCGGCACGGCGTACGGCTGGCCGACACGACCCTGCTGACCGCGTTGCCCGACACCGGCCCGCGCGAGCTGTTCCCGCTCTGCCGGGACGTCCTCGCCGACGGGGAACCCCGGTCGCTCGCCGAGGTCCGGCTGCCGGCCGCCCGGACAGGGGGCCCGGACGGCAGGTACGAGGTACGGGCGGCGCGGCTCGGCGACCTGGTGCTGATGAGTTGGCGGGAGGCTCCCGAGGGTCGTCCGGACGCCGTCCGGGGTGCCGCCGGTACCGACCGGTTCGGGGCCGGCGGGCGGCCGAGCGGTCGCCGCCCCGCGCCCGGGCGACCGAGTTGA
- a CDS encoding glycosyltransferase, giving the protein MRVGLVCAHAGPAGTERTATAGTHEHVARVAAELTGLGHEVRVYERREDPAAEDTVEVDGYRIERVPVGPASRTPTARLVSYVPEYGRWLSERWSDGWTPEIVHGHFWLGGLAAANAVRTTDIPVVQTFHSLGAEQLRHLGRDYDGPGERIPLELALTRAVDMAVAQCTEEVDELTRMGLHRAAVTVVPAGVDTERFHPDGEAVPRDRRSRILAVGGLGPRHGHDDLIRAMRLVGDAELVIAGGPPAERLGNHAEARRLGELARRCGVGGRVRLVGAVPYEQMPAWYRSADLVACTPRYASAGRVPLEAMACGVPVVGYAFGGITDAVLDEVTGRLVPTGDVRGLGIALRRLLADDAGRFAYGHAAVDRVRCSYTWDRTAGALERLYERVVRRRRPAEN; this is encoded by the coding sequence ATGCGTGTCGGACTCGTGTGCGCACACGCCGGACCGGCCGGGACGGAACGAACGGCGACGGCCGGTACCCACGAACACGTCGCCCGGGTCGCCGCCGAACTGACCGGCCTCGGTCACGAGGTGCGCGTCTACGAACGGCGGGAGGATCCGGCCGCCGAGGACACCGTCGAGGTCGACGGGTACCGGATCGAGCGGGTCCCGGTCGGACCCGCCAGCCGTACGCCCACCGCCCGGCTGGTGTCGTACGTGCCCGAGTACGGGCGCTGGCTCAGTGAACGCTGGTCGGACGGCTGGACGCCGGAGATCGTCCACGGGCATTTCTGGCTCGGCGGGCTCGCCGCGGCCAACGCCGTACGCACCACCGACATCCCGGTCGTGCAGACCTTCCACTCGCTCGGCGCCGAACAGTTGCGCCACCTCGGCCGCGACTACGACGGGCCGGGGGAGCGGATCCCGCTCGAACTCGCCCTCACCCGGGCGGTGGACATGGCCGTGGCGCAGTGCACCGAGGAGGTCGACGAGCTGACCCGGATGGGCCTGCACCGGGCCGCGGTCACCGTCGTGCCCGCGGGCGTCGACACCGAACGTTTCCACCCCGACGGTGAGGCCGTGCCCCGGGACCGCAGATCCCGCATCCTGGCCGTCGGCGGTCTCGGACCCCGACACGGACACGACGACCTGATCCGGGCGATGCGGCTGGTCGGGGACGCCGAACTCGTCATCGCCGGCGGGCCGCCGGCCGAGAGACTGGGCAACCACGCCGAGGCCCGCCGGCTGGGCGAACTCGCCCGACGCTGCGGGGTCGGCGGGCGGGTACGGCTGGTCGGTGCGGTGCCGTACGAGCAGATGCCGGCCTGGTACCGCTCCGCGGACCTGGTCGCCTGCACCCCCCGCTACGCGTCGGCCGGCCGGGTTCCGCTGGAGGCGATGGCCTGCGGCGTACCGGTGGTCGGCTACGCGTTCGGCGGGATCACCGACGCGGTCCTCGACGAGGTCACCGGCCGGCTCGTCCCCACCGGCGACGTACGCGGGCTCGGCATCGCCCTGCGCCGGCTGCTCGCCGACGACGCGGGCCGGTTCGCGTACGGGCACGCGGCCGTGGACCGGGTCCGGTGCAGCTACACCTGGGACCGTACGGCCGGGGCGCTCGAACGCCTCTACGAGCGCGTGGTGCGCCGCCGGCGCCCCGCCGAGAACTGA
- the hisN gene encoding histidinol-phosphatase, with the protein MARYADDLALAHLLADTADSISMARFRALDLHVESKPDLTPVSDADTAVEKAIRATLARTRPRDGVLGEEFGASEAAAGPGIRQWVVDPIDGTKNFVRGVPIWATLIALMEGDQPVVGLVSAPALGRRWWAAVGHGAYAGRHTAAATPIRTSAVRRLGDASFCYSSLSGWEENGRLDSMLNIMRQSWRTRAYGDFYGYMLLAEGAVDVMVEPELSLWDVAALIPIVTEAGGRFSDLAGRSGPGGGSAVATNGPLHEDILLRLTP; encoded by the coding sequence ATGGCCCGGTACGCCGACGACCTCGCCCTCGCCCACCTGCTCGCCGACACCGCGGACTCGATCTCGATGGCCCGGTTCCGCGCCCTGGACCTGCACGTCGAGTCCAAGCCCGACCTGACCCCGGTCTCCGACGCGGACACCGCCGTGGAGAAGGCCATCCGCGCCACGCTGGCGCGTACCCGGCCCCGCGACGGGGTGCTGGGCGAGGAGTTCGGGGCGTCCGAGGCCGCCGCCGGCCCGGGCATCCGCCAGTGGGTCGTCGATCCGATCGACGGCACCAAGAACTTCGTCCGGGGGGTACCGATCTGGGCCACCCTGATCGCTCTCATGGAGGGTGACCAGCCGGTCGTCGGGCTGGTCTCCGCCCCGGCGCTCGGCCGGCGCTGGTGGGCCGCGGTCGGGCACGGGGCGTACGCCGGCCGGCACACCGCCGCCGCCACCCCGATCCGCACCTCCGCCGTACGCCGGCTCGGCGACGCCAGCTTCTGCTACTCGTCGCTCTCCGGCTGGGAGGAGAACGGCCGCCTCGACTCGATGCTCAACATCATGCGGCAGAGCTGGCGGACCCGCGCGTACGGCGACTTCTACGGCTACATGCTCCTCGCCGAGGGGGCGGTCGACGTGATGGTCGAGCCGGAGTTGTCGCTGTGGGACGTCGCGGCGCTGATCCCGATCGTCACCGAGGCCGGCGGCCGGTTCAGCGACCTCGCCGGCCGGTCCGGTCCCGGCGGTGGCAGCGCCGTGGCGACGAACGGGCCGCTGCACGAGGACATCCTGCTCCGCCTGACCCCCTAG